The region CAATCGGCGTGATCCGTGGATCAACGACAATGATTTTGGCTCCGTTTTCGCGTGCTCGCCACACATAGCTGGTGGTAATCGGCGCACATTCGGCCACATTTGCCCCACTAATCCAGACCACATCGGTGTTCAACATATCGTCCCAAGCATTGGCAGCGCGGTCAATCCCAAACGATTTTTTGTTACCAGCGCCAGCACTGACCATACACAAGCGCCCGTTGTAGTCGATATAGGGCGTTTTGAGGCACATACGGGCAAATTTGCCCATCAGATAGGTTTTTTCGGTGGTCAAACTTGCCCCTGAGAGAATCCCAAAGGCACTATTGCCATACATTGCTTGGATGCGAGCAATTTCACCAGCAACCCGCTGAATCGCTGCATCATAGCCAATTGGCCGAAAACCGCCGCTACTGGCAGGATCACGCTCCAAGGCAGTCAGCAATCGGTCGGGATGCGCTCCTTGTAAATAGCGTTTAACCCCTTTAGGGCAAAGCATGCCTTGGTTGAACGGAAAGTCATACCACGGCTCAAAGCCGATTACGGTGTTATCTTTGACTTTAAGTTGAATGCCACATTGCTGACCACAAAAGCAACAATGAGTTTTGACCAAGCGATCTGGCTCAACCCCAGCTTCAAGCCGTTGACCTTGGGCATGAGCAAGGTGTGGGCCAAATGCTGCAATAATATCGAGTTCAGAACGGGGTAGCTGTGCCATGATTGAAACTCCTCATAAACCTAAAAATGCAGGTTGGCCTGATCCTCATGACCAAGTGGGCCTTCGCTAACCACAGCGTTGCCAAAACGCGGGGCAACCGGCTGCTCGCCGATGCTCGAAAACATTTGATCACCAAAATTGCCTTGCCACTGTTTGGTTTGGGCTAAAACTAGCATTGCCCGCCGACAGGGTGGGCAAATCCATTGATAATGTTCGATTTCGCCCTCAACTTCGTAGCGAAAACCCAATTGCTTTTGCACCGTGATCAAATCTTCGATATGCATGCGCGAGGAATAAGCCTCGCCACAACGGCGGCAATGAGCTTGCTCGCTGACGGCTCCGGCATCTTTATAGAAGGTTGCTCCAAGCTGAGCAGGTCGTTGAAAAATATGAAAAAACTTACCAAACGGCATATACAGCAAGGTAAAAATTACCGTAATGGCGTGCAGAATCGCAATGAAATCGAAGGCATAGCCACGCATCCAGGTGTAGCTAGCGGTCAGCATCACGCCAGTCACGCTAATCGCAAATAGCAAAATCAGTGGCAAAATATCTTCAACAAATTGCTGAACTGAGGCCGCCCCATGGTCGCGCATGCGTCGCCACATCGCCAGCATTACCCCAAAAATCACGGCAAACGACGACCAAACCAAGCCATGAAACATTAAAAAGGCAAACATCGAATGCACCGGAAAATCGAAGAGTGCAAAGCCAAAAATATAGGCCCGATATGACTCCAACGAGCCTGGCACACTTTCGAAGTGTAGCCAACCAAACACCAAGGGAAAGGTGATTGCGATGGCAATAATACAGCCCCACATAATGAACCAATGGGCTAGCCAACGCAATTTTCCGCGCTTCCAAATAAAGCGATTAGCAGCAAAATCGCTGGTTGTGCGGGTAAACAAATTGCGCGTGTTGGTCAATAAACGTTGTGGTTTAAAAAACATTTGCCAGCCACGCTTCCAATACATGGCGGTTGGCGGGCGTTGCAGCCACATCGTATAGCGATAGGTAATGCCAAACGTGGCAAAAAGCGTAGCAAAGGTATAAGCGACGAGGGCTGCATCAAAATGCGCCAGATCGCGTGAGCCAATCGCAATCATGATCGCAAGACTAAAAGTGGTGATGCAACCCCAGATAATCGCTTTACGAACCGGGCGAGGTTTGACCATCGGGTGCTCCTTGAACCAATAACGACACTGTTGTTTTCACTTGGCACATGCAGGGGAATAGCAGATAGAAGATTCGCTAGCAACCCACAACACGGTAATCAGCTAAATACGTGTAAATACCTGAGGTTGAAAACTCCTTACATCGCTGTAATCAGGGTCAGATAGCTTTGTTGAAGCTGGCCTAACGACTCAAACGTGTAGCCTTCGTCACTCAGTGTTTCGTGCAAAATCACTGGAATCCGGTCGGTAACGCCGATTAGATAGCTCGCGGTTGGCAACTTTTTGAGCGTCGTAATCGTGCGCACCATCGGTTCGGGTGGCTTGAGGCCACGATTATCCAAAGCGACACATGGCTTGGCTGGGTTAGGCTGGTCGCTTGGCTGAGTTTCGGCAGTAGCCAGCCGTCCGATCACCACCAACCAATCGTCGCTGGTATGTTGGTGTGCCCAAGCTTGGTAGCCCCGCCGCGCCAGCCACTGATACAACGGCACTGGCTCGAAGCTACTACGCAAAAGCAAAAGTTGATCATCAGCCAAGGCCAATGTGGCGGGAGTAATCAGTGCCAAGGGGTTTTGGGCGGTTGCTTGGGCTTCGCGTACATCGAGTAGATAGCTGATATTGCTGAATTGCAGCCAAGCTGGCAGGATTGTTGGATCAAGCTGCTCGTTGGAAGATTCAGCAAGTGGCGGAGCCTCGATTGGTTCGCCATTGGCCTGATTCAGCGCTTGCACT is a window of Herpetosiphon gulosus DNA encoding:
- a CDS encoding MFS transporter — translated: MVKPRPVRKAIIWGCITTFSLAIMIAIGSRDLAHFDAALVAYTFATLFATFGITYRYTMWLQRPPTAMYWKRGWQMFFKPQRLLTNTRNLFTRTTSDFAANRFIWKRGKLRWLAHWFIMWGCIIAIAITFPLVFGWLHFESVPGSLESYRAYIFGFALFDFPVHSMFAFLMFHGLVWSSFAVIFGVMLAMWRRMRDHGAASVQQFVEDILPLILLFAISVTGVMLTASYTWMRGYAFDFIAILHAITVIFTLLYMPFGKFFHIFQRPAQLGATFYKDAGAVSEQAHCRRCGEAYSSRMHIEDLITVQKQLGFRYEVEGEIEHYQWICPPCRRAMLVLAQTKQWQGNFGDQMFSSIGEQPVAPRFGNAVVSEGPLGHEDQANLHF
- a CDS encoding DUF2249 domain-containing protein, yielding MITATMTVADILKRYPNLLEVLVAQHQAFQRLRNPLLRRVFARMVTVEQAAQIAQLEPASLVQALNQANGEPIEAPPLAESSNEQLDPTILPAWLQFSNISYLLDVREAQATAQNPLALITPATLALADDQLLLLRSSFEPVPLYQWLARRGYQAWAHQHTSDDWLVVIGRLATAETQPSDQPNPAKPCVALDNRGLKPPEPMVRTITTLKKLPTASYLIGVTDRIPVILHETLSDEGYTFESLGQLQQSYLTLITAM